In a single window of the Solea senegalensis isolate Sse05_10M linkage group LG1, IFAPA_SoseM_1, whole genome shotgun sequence genome:
- the zeb1a gene encoding zinc finger E-box-binding homeobox 1 isoform X1: protein MADGPRCKRRKQANPKRSSVTDFNNGLEASSDSDDEDKLHIVEEDSLQETEVADGDGTMAKDGHDAAATVLPHNGSWNGVKEECVSEEEKEVVKDALVEEILQQGDTAIIYPEAPEDEQSPVEPGGADENGTPDSFSQLHTCPYCSRGYKRNASLKEHIRYRHETSDSNYSCLHCSYTFTYRSQLERHMSHHRGNRDQRHVSQSTGGTGGTRKFKCTECSKAFKYKHHLKEHLRIHSGEKPYECSNCKKRFSHSGSYSSHISSKKCVSAAHPNGVARTSIKSPPPTTQTTPVVIAPARMILKEKGESKPLQEQLPVTQIKSEPVEYACKPVMAAPATSAGTNGVVNGGTAQPATATNLSQGVAMVVPTVGLMSPISINLNDLQNVLKVAMDGNVLRQVMGSANGVVTQGKQGIVVQQPQQQIISLPAFVDHDGTTKIIINYSIGPAAGTTATTQPTPLIVKNSSAITPTVTSTAVAPSPTDTDKPTTPEVADLSIVKEEPESLLITNETEAATRTKMETVDTSYPAHLPKANSTSSCLLCDDCPDHLEAVHLLQHRKAANGEAVDSAALDPSFAALLSDAGVTLEEPPVEDIVSLLKNYFASNANPSAKDLMEISESVSIPVDVVRKWFAKMNSGKKVFKSCSTQLSKTTKFNSKDTLNQNGEEKDSKRETSNKVSSESRSTSPSDSTSLSLNNGELIIKSEPEDPEAPDSQAEPLDLSLPKHIAAALKAKIAPLPAKQQDQPLNLARLNDEQLGSRTIYVTAPQTGNPVNIVTAAQLPTLLSVAGQGSMGCLSSSTKRTILIPQLTYTYATTASNASGAQTVVLNGHKEETVLESSSDMLSTVEEQGDAPMIIRRRRMDNGVYPCDLCSKVFQKASSLIRHKYEHTGKRPHECSICNKAFKHKHHLIEHSRLHSGEKPYKCDKCGKRFSHSGSYSQHMNHRYSYCKKEGLDLDSSSESRLSRAGGRLKSSRGTTTPHSQLDSDERESEEEDGDDEAMCMDDIRVVQVDDGECEIYEGNFYDEDDDEDEMMEEGEEEGSVEKMKEFACDVVEVELGEDHMEGDGENQAVAAAKEIDSVANTDKSMRKEGFNIEHAEEVMTDSD from the exons TGAAAGAGGAGTGTGTGTCCGAAGAGGAAAAGGAGGTCGTGAAGGATGCACTCGTGGAGGAGATTCTCCAGCAGGGAGACACAGCCATCATCTACCCTGAGGCCCCCGAGGACGAGCAAAGTCCAGTAGAGCCGGGAGGAGCCGATGAAAATG GCACACCGGACTCCTTCTCCCAGTTGCACACGTGTCCCTACTGCTCTCGGGGCTACAAGCGCAACGCCTCGCTGAAGGAGCACATCAGGTATCGCCACGAGACCAGCGACAGCAACTACAGCTGCTTGCACTGCAGCTACACCTTTACCTACCGCTCGCAGCTGGAGAGGCACATGAGCCACCACAGAGGCAACCGGGATCAG CGTCACGTGTCCCAGTCAACAGGAGGGACAGGTGGAACTCGCAAGTTCAAGTGTACCGAATGTTCCAAGGCCTTCAAATACAAGCATCACCTGAAGGAGCATCTGCGCATTCACAGCG GTGAGAAACCGTATGAATGCTCAAACTGCAAGAAGCGATTCTCCCACTCAGGCTCCTACAGCTCCCACATCAGCAGTAAGAAGTGTGTGAGCGCAGCACACCCCAACGGCGTTGCTCGGACATCAATAAAGTCCCCTCCACCCACCACCCAGACCACACCTGTCGTAATAGCCCCCGCCCGCATGATCCTTAAAGAAAAGGGTGAGAGTAAACCCCTCCAGGAGCAGCTCCCCGTGACCCAGATCAAATCTGAACCTGTGGAATACGCCTGCAAGCCCGTGATGGCTGCACCAGCAACGTCAGCTGGCACCAATGGCGTGGTGAATGGAGGGACTGCTCAGCCTGCCACAGCTACAAACCTGTCACAGGGCGTGGCTATGGTTGTGCCCACAGTGGGCCTGATGTCGCCCATCAGCATCAATCTGAACGACCTGCAAAATGTGCTAAAGGTTGCAATGGACGGAAATGTGCTCAGGCAGGTGATGGGTTCAGCCAATGGGGTGGTGACGCAGGGGAAGCAGGGAATCGTCGTCCAGCAACCACAGCAGCAGATCATCAGCCTGCCGGCCTTCGTGGATCACGACGGCACCACGAAAATCATCATAAACTACAGTATCGGCCCTGCAGCCGGCACCACAGCCACGACCCAGCCTACACCGCTCATTGTCAAAAACAGTTCTGCTATAACTCCCACTGTGACGAGCACTGCTGTCGCCCCCTCCCCCACCGACACAGACAAACCCACAACCCCAGAGGTGGCTGACCTCAGTATTGTTAAGGAAGAGCCAGAATCACTGCTCATCACAAATGAGACAGAGGCAGCCACACGGACAAAAATGGAAACTGTTGACACTTCTTACCCAGCTCACTTGCCAAAAGCCAACAGCACCAGTTCATGTTTACTATGTGACGACTGTCCCGACCACCTGGAAGCGGTGCACCTCCTCCAGCATCGCAAAGCAGCCAATGGGGAGGCTGTTGACTCTGCTGCCCTGGACCCGTCATTTGCTGCTCTGCTAAGTGACGCAGGAGTGACGCTGGAGGAGCCGCCGGTGGAAGACATCGTCTCACTCCTTAAGAACTATTTTGCCTCAAACGCCAACCCTAGTGCGAAAGACCTGATGGAAATCTCAGAGTCTGTTAGTATTCCCGTGGACGTGGTCAGAAAGTGGTTTGCCAAGATGAACTCTgggaaaaaagtattcaaaagCTGCAGTACACAGCTTTCCAAAACCACAAAATTCAACTCGAAAGACACTTTGAATCAGAACGGAGAGGAAAAGGACTCCAAACGAGAAACATCCAACAAAGTCTCATCAGAATCCAGGAGCACTTCTCCTTCAGACTCTACATCACTAAGCCTCAATAATGGGGAACTCATTATTAAAAGCGAGCCAGAAGACCCAGAGGCCCCAGACTCCCAGGCAGAGCCTCTGGACCTCTCTCTTCCTAAACACATTGCAGCTGCATTGAAAGCCAAGATTGCCCCACTTCCTGCCAAACAGCAGGATCAGCCTCTGAACCTGGCTCGTCTGAATGATGAGCAGCTTGGGAGTCGAACAATCTACGTCACCGCACCTCAGACTGGAAACCCAGTCAACATCGTCACAGCCGCACAGCTGCCCACGTTACTGTCCGTTGCCGGTCAGGGCTCGATGGGTTGTCTCAGCTCCTCAACGAAGCGAACCATCCTCATCCCGCAGCTCACCTACACCTACGCCACTACAGCCAGCAACGCCTCTGGAGCACAGACCGTCGTCCTCAACGGCCATAAG GAGGAAACAGTTTTGGAAAGCAGCTCGGACATGTTGTCCACGGTGGAGGAGCAGGGCGATGCACCCATGATCATAAGGAGGCGGCGGATGGACAACGGAGTTTACCCCTGTGACCTCTGCTCCAAGGTCTTCCAGAAGGCCAGCTCCCTGATCAGGCACAAATACGAACACACAG GAAAACGGCCTCACGAGTGCTCCATCTGCAACAAGgccttcaaacacaaacaccacctgATCGAACACTCGAGGCTGCACTCCGGCGAGAAGCCGTACAAGTGCGACAAGTGCGGGAAGCGTTTCTCTCACTCCGGCTCGTACTCGCAGCACATGAACCACCGCTACTCGTACTGCAAGAAAGAAGGGCTCGACCTGGACTCCAGCTCCGAGTCGAGGCTGTCCCGGGCCGGCGGGAGGCTGAAGTCGAGCAGAGGGACCACGACCCCGCACTCCCAACTGGACTCAGAcgagagggagagcgaggaaGAGGACGGCGACGACGAGGCCATGTGCATGGACGACATCCGCGTCGTCCAGGTGGACGACGGCGAGTGCGAGATCTACGAGGGCAACTTTTACGACGAAGACGACGACGAAGACGAGATGAtggaagagggagaggaagagggcaGCGTTGAAAAGATGAAGGAGTTTGCGTGCGACGTGGTGGAGGTCGAGCTGGGGGAAGACCACATGGAAGGGGACGGGGAAAACCAGGCAGTGGCGGCCGCGAAGGAAATAGACAGTGTAGCAAATACGGACAAAAGCATGAGGAAGGAGGGATTCAACATCGAGCACGCAGAGGAAGTGATGACAGATTCCGATTAA
- the zeb1a gene encoding zinc finger E-box-binding homeobox 1 isoform X3 yields MSTCAVTDFNNGLEASSDSDDEDKLHIVEEDSLQETEVADGDGTMAKDGHDAAATVLPHNGSWNGVKEECVSEEEKEVVKDALVEEILQQGDTAIIYPEAPEDEQSPVEPGGADENGTPDSFSQLHTCPYCSRGYKRNASLKEHIRYRHETSDSNYSCLHCSYTFTYRSQLERHMSHHRGNRDQRHVSQSTGGTGGTRKFKCTECSKAFKYKHHLKEHLRIHSGEKPYECSNCKKRFSHSGSYSSHISSKKCVSAAHPNGVARTSIKSPPPTTQTTPVVIAPARMILKEKGESKPLQEQLPVTQIKSEPVEYACKPVMAAPATSAGTNGVVNGGTAQPATATNLSQGVAMVVPTVGLMSPISINLNDLQNVLKVAMDGNVLRQVMGSANGVVTQGKQGIVVQQPQQQIISLPAFVDHDGTTKIIINYSIGPAAGTTATTQPTPLIVKNSSAITPTVTSTAVAPSPTDTDKPTTPEVADLSIVKEEPESLLITNETEAATRTKMETVDTSYPAHLPKANSTSSCLLCDDCPDHLEAVHLLQHRKAANGEAVDSAALDPSFAALLSDAGVTLEEPPVEDIVSLLKNYFASNANPSAKDLMEISESVSIPVDVVRKWFAKMNSGKKVFKSCSTQLSKTTKFNSKDTLNQNGEEKDSKRETSNKVSSESRSTSPSDSTSLSLNNGELIIKSEPEDPEAPDSQAEPLDLSLPKHIAAALKAKIAPLPAKQQDQPLNLARLNDEQLGSRTIYVTAPQTGNPVNIVTAAQLPTLLSVAGQGSMGCLSSSTKRTILIPQLTYTYATTASNASGAQTVVLNGHKEETVLESSSDMLSTVEEQGDAPMIIRRRRMDNGVYPCDLCSKVFQKASSLIRHKYEHTGKRPHECSICNKAFKHKHHLIEHSRLHSGEKPYKCDKCGKRFSHSGSYSQHMNHRYSYCKKEGLDLDSSSESRLSRAGGRLKSSRGTTTPHSQLDSDERESEEEDGDDEAMCMDDIRVVQVDDGECEIYEGNFYDEDDDEDEMMEEGEEEGSVEKMKEFACDVVEVELGEDHMEGDGENQAVAAAKEIDSVANTDKSMRKEGFNIEHAEEVMTDSD; encoded by the exons TGAAAGAGGAGTGTGTGTCCGAAGAGGAAAAGGAGGTCGTGAAGGATGCACTCGTGGAGGAGATTCTCCAGCAGGGAGACACAGCCATCATCTACCCTGAGGCCCCCGAGGACGAGCAAAGTCCAGTAGAGCCGGGAGGAGCCGATGAAAATG GCACACCGGACTCCTTCTCCCAGTTGCACACGTGTCCCTACTGCTCTCGGGGCTACAAGCGCAACGCCTCGCTGAAGGAGCACATCAGGTATCGCCACGAGACCAGCGACAGCAACTACAGCTGCTTGCACTGCAGCTACACCTTTACCTACCGCTCGCAGCTGGAGAGGCACATGAGCCACCACAGAGGCAACCGGGATCAG CGTCACGTGTCCCAGTCAACAGGAGGGACAGGTGGAACTCGCAAGTTCAAGTGTACCGAATGTTCCAAGGCCTTCAAATACAAGCATCACCTGAAGGAGCATCTGCGCATTCACAGCG GTGAGAAACCGTATGAATGCTCAAACTGCAAGAAGCGATTCTCCCACTCAGGCTCCTACAGCTCCCACATCAGCAGTAAGAAGTGTGTGAGCGCAGCACACCCCAACGGCGTTGCTCGGACATCAATAAAGTCCCCTCCACCCACCACCCAGACCACACCTGTCGTAATAGCCCCCGCCCGCATGATCCTTAAAGAAAAGGGTGAGAGTAAACCCCTCCAGGAGCAGCTCCCCGTGACCCAGATCAAATCTGAACCTGTGGAATACGCCTGCAAGCCCGTGATGGCTGCACCAGCAACGTCAGCTGGCACCAATGGCGTGGTGAATGGAGGGACTGCTCAGCCTGCCACAGCTACAAACCTGTCACAGGGCGTGGCTATGGTTGTGCCCACAGTGGGCCTGATGTCGCCCATCAGCATCAATCTGAACGACCTGCAAAATGTGCTAAAGGTTGCAATGGACGGAAATGTGCTCAGGCAGGTGATGGGTTCAGCCAATGGGGTGGTGACGCAGGGGAAGCAGGGAATCGTCGTCCAGCAACCACAGCAGCAGATCATCAGCCTGCCGGCCTTCGTGGATCACGACGGCACCACGAAAATCATCATAAACTACAGTATCGGCCCTGCAGCCGGCACCACAGCCACGACCCAGCCTACACCGCTCATTGTCAAAAACAGTTCTGCTATAACTCCCACTGTGACGAGCACTGCTGTCGCCCCCTCCCCCACCGACACAGACAAACCCACAACCCCAGAGGTGGCTGACCTCAGTATTGTTAAGGAAGAGCCAGAATCACTGCTCATCACAAATGAGACAGAGGCAGCCACACGGACAAAAATGGAAACTGTTGACACTTCTTACCCAGCTCACTTGCCAAAAGCCAACAGCACCAGTTCATGTTTACTATGTGACGACTGTCCCGACCACCTGGAAGCGGTGCACCTCCTCCAGCATCGCAAAGCAGCCAATGGGGAGGCTGTTGACTCTGCTGCCCTGGACCCGTCATTTGCTGCTCTGCTAAGTGACGCAGGAGTGACGCTGGAGGAGCCGCCGGTGGAAGACATCGTCTCACTCCTTAAGAACTATTTTGCCTCAAACGCCAACCCTAGTGCGAAAGACCTGATGGAAATCTCAGAGTCTGTTAGTATTCCCGTGGACGTGGTCAGAAAGTGGTTTGCCAAGATGAACTCTgggaaaaaagtattcaaaagCTGCAGTACACAGCTTTCCAAAACCACAAAATTCAACTCGAAAGACACTTTGAATCAGAACGGAGAGGAAAAGGACTCCAAACGAGAAACATCCAACAAAGTCTCATCAGAATCCAGGAGCACTTCTCCTTCAGACTCTACATCACTAAGCCTCAATAATGGGGAACTCATTATTAAAAGCGAGCCAGAAGACCCAGAGGCCCCAGACTCCCAGGCAGAGCCTCTGGACCTCTCTCTTCCTAAACACATTGCAGCTGCATTGAAAGCCAAGATTGCCCCACTTCCTGCCAAACAGCAGGATCAGCCTCTGAACCTGGCTCGTCTGAATGATGAGCAGCTTGGGAGTCGAACAATCTACGTCACCGCACCTCAGACTGGAAACCCAGTCAACATCGTCACAGCCGCACAGCTGCCCACGTTACTGTCCGTTGCCGGTCAGGGCTCGATGGGTTGTCTCAGCTCCTCAACGAAGCGAACCATCCTCATCCCGCAGCTCACCTACACCTACGCCACTACAGCCAGCAACGCCTCTGGAGCACAGACCGTCGTCCTCAACGGCCATAAG GAGGAAACAGTTTTGGAAAGCAGCTCGGACATGTTGTCCACGGTGGAGGAGCAGGGCGATGCACCCATGATCATAAGGAGGCGGCGGATGGACAACGGAGTTTACCCCTGTGACCTCTGCTCCAAGGTCTTCCAGAAGGCCAGCTCCCTGATCAGGCACAAATACGAACACACAG GAAAACGGCCTCACGAGTGCTCCATCTGCAACAAGgccttcaaacacaaacaccacctgATCGAACACTCGAGGCTGCACTCCGGCGAGAAGCCGTACAAGTGCGACAAGTGCGGGAAGCGTTTCTCTCACTCCGGCTCGTACTCGCAGCACATGAACCACCGCTACTCGTACTGCAAGAAAGAAGGGCTCGACCTGGACTCCAGCTCCGAGTCGAGGCTGTCCCGGGCCGGCGGGAGGCTGAAGTCGAGCAGAGGGACCACGACCCCGCACTCCCAACTGGACTCAGAcgagagggagagcgaggaaGAGGACGGCGACGACGAGGCCATGTGCATGGACGACATCCGCGTCGTCCAGGTGGACGACGGCGAGTGCGAGATCTACGAGGGCAACTTTTACGACGAAGACGACGACGAAGACGAGATGAtggaagagggagaggaagagggcaGCGTTGAAAAGATGAAGGAGTTTGCGTGCGACGTGGTGGAGGTCGAGCTGGGGGAAGACCACATGGAAGGGGACGGGGAAAACCAGGCAGTGGCGGCCGCGAAGGAAATAGACAGTGTAGCAAATACGGACAAAAGCATGAGGAAGGAGGGATTCAACATCGAGCACGCAGAGGAAGTGATGACAGATTCCGATTAA
- the zeb1a gene encoding zinc finger E-box-binding homeobox 1 isoform X2 produces the protein MSQRLTHFDSFQMTDFNNGLEASSDSDDEDKLHIVEEDSLQETEVADGDGTMAKDGHDAAATVLPHNGSWNGVKEECVSEEEKEVVKDALVEEILQQGDTAIIYPEAPEDEQSPVEPGGADENGTPDSFSQLHTCPYCSRGYKRNASLKEHIRYRHETSDSNYSCLHCSYTFTYRSQLERHMSHHRGNRDQRHVSQSTGGTGGTRKFKCTECSKAFKYKHHLKEHLRIHSGEKPYECSNCKKRFSHSGSYSSHISSKKCVSAAHPNGVARTSIKSPPPTTQTTPVVIAPARMILKEKGESKPLQEQLPVTQIKSEPVEYACKPVMAAPATSAGTNGVVNGGTAQPATATNLSQGVAMVVPTVGLMSPISINLNDLQNVLKVAMDGNVLRQVMGSANGVVTQGKQGIVVQQPQQQIISLPAFVDHDGTTKIIINYSIGPAAGTTATTQPTPLIVKNSSAITPTVTSTAVAPSPTDTDKPTTPEVADLSIVKEEPESLLITNETEAATRTKMETVDTSYPAHLPKANSTSSCLLCDDCPDHLEAVHLLQHRKAANGEAVDSAALDPSFAALLSDAGVTLEEPPVEDIVSLLKNYFASNANPSAKDLMEISESVSIPVDVVRKWFAKMNSGKKVFKSCSTQLSKTTKFNSKDTLNQNGEEKDSKRETSNKVSSESRSTSPSDSTSLSLNNGELIIKSEPEDPEAPDSQAEPLDLSLPKHIAAALKAKIAPLPAKQQDQPLNLARLNDEQLGSRTIYVTAPQTGNPVNIVTAAQLPTLLSVAGQGSMGCLSSSTKRTILIPQLTYTYATTASNASGAQTVVLNGHKEETVLESSSDMLSTVEEQGDAPMIIRRRRMDNGVYPCDLCSKVFQKASSLIRHKYEHTGKRPHECSICNKAFKHKHHLIEHSRLHSGEKPYKCDKCGKRFSHSGSYSQHMNHRYSYCKKEGLDLDSSSESRLSRAGGRLKSSRGTTTPHSQLDSDERESEEEDGDDEAMCMDDIRVVQVDDGECEIYEGNFYDEDDDEDEMMEEGEEEGSVEKMKEFACDVVEVELGEDHMEGDGENQAVAAAKEIDSVANTDKSMRKEGFNIEHAEEVMTDSD, from the exons TGAAAGAGGAGTGTGTGTCCGAAGAGGAAAAGGAGGTCGTGAAGGATGCACTCGTGGAGGAGATTCTCCAGCAGGGAGACACAGCCATCATCTACCCTGAGGCCCCCGAGGACGAGCAAAGTCCAGTAGAGCCGGGAGGAGCCGATGAAAATG GCACACCGGACTCCTTCTCCCAGTTGCACACGTGTCCCTACTGCTCTCGGGGCTACAAGCGCAACGCCTCGCTGAAGGAGCACATCAGGTATCGCCACGAGACCAGCGACAGCAACTACAGCTGCTTGCACTGCAGCTACACCTTTACCTACCGCTCGCAGCTGGAGAGGCACATGAGCCACCACAGAGGCAACCGGGATCAG CGTCACGTGTCCCAGTCAACAGGAGGGACAGGTGGAACTCGCAAGTTCAAGTGTACCGAATGTTCCAAGGCCTTCAAATACAAGCATCACCTGAAGGAGCATCTGCGCATTCACAGCG GTGAGAAACCGTATGAATGCTCAAACTGCAAGAAGCGATTCTCCCACTCAGGCTCCTACAGCTCCCACATCAGCAGTAAGAAGTGTGTGAGCGCAGCACACCCCAACGGCGTTGCTCGGACATCAATAAAGTCCCCTCCACCCACCACCCAGACCACACCTGTCGTAATAGCCCCCGCCCGCATGATCCTTAAAGAAAAGGGTGAGAGTAAACCCCTCCAGGAGCAGCTCCCCGTGACCCAGATCAAATCTGAACCTGTGGAATACGCCTGCAAGCCCGTGATGGCTGCACCAGCAACGTCAGCTGGCACCAATGGCGTGGTGAATGGAGGGACTGCTCAGCCTGCCACAGCTACAAACCTGTCACAGGGCGTGGCTATGGTTGTGCCCACAGTGGGCCTGATGTCGCCCATCAGCATCAATCTGAACGACCTGCAAAATGTGCTAAAGGTTGCAATGGACGGAAATGTGCTCAGGCAGGTGATGGGTTCAGCCAATGGGGTGGTGACGCAGGGGAAGCAGGGAATCGTCGTCCAGCAACCACAGCAGCAGATCATCAGCCTGCCGGCCTTCGTGGATCACGACGGCACCACGAAAATCATCATAAACTACAGTATCGGCCCTGCAGCCGGCACCACAGCCACGACCCAGCCTACACCGCTCATTGTCAAAAACAGTTCTGCTATAACTCCCACTGTGACGAGCACTGCTGTCGCCCCCTCCCCCACCGACACAGACAAACCCACAACCCCAGAGGTGGCTGACCTCAGTATTGTTAAGGAAGAGCCAGAATCACTGCTCATCACAAATGAGACAGAGGCAGCCACACGGACAAAAATGGAAACTGTTGACACTTCTTACCCAGCTCACTTGCCAAAAGCCAACAGCACCAGTTCATGTTTACTATGTGACGACTGTCCCGACCACCTGGAAGCGGTGCACCTCCTCCAGCATCGCAAAGCAGCCAATGGGGAGGCTGTTGACTCTGCTGCCCTGGACCCGTCATTTGCTGCTCTGCTAAGTGACGCAGGAGTGACGCTGGAGGAGCCGCCGGTGGAAGACATCGTCTCACTCCTTAAGAACTATTTTGCCTCAAACGCCAACCCTAGTGCGAAAGACCTGATGGAAATCTCAGAGTCTGTTAGTATTCCCGTGGACGTGGTCAGAAAGTGGTTTGCCAAGATGAACTCTgggaaaaaagtattcaaaagCTGCAGTACACAGCTTTCCAAAACCACAAAATTCAACTCGAAAGACACTTTGAATCAGAACGGAGAGGAAAAGGACTCCAAACGAGAAACATCCAACAAAGTCTCATCAGAATCCAGGAGCACTTCTCCTTCAGACTCTACATCACTAAGCCTCAATAATGGGGAACTCATTATTAAAAGCGAGCCAGAAGACCCAGAGGCCCCAGACTCCCAGGCAGAGCCTCTGGACCTCTCTCTTCCTAAACACATTGCAGCTGCATTGAAAGCCAAGATTGCCCCACTTCCTGCCAAACAGCAGGATCAGCCTCTGAACCTGGCTCGTCTGAATGATGAGCAGCTTGGGAGTCGAACAATCTACGTCACCGCACCTCAGACTGGAAACCCAGTCAACATCGTCACAGCCGCACAGCTGCCCACGTTACTGTCCGTTGCCGGTCAGGGCTCGATGGGTTGTCTCAGCTCCTCAACGAAGCGAACCATCCTCATCCCGCAGCTCACCTACACCTACGCCACTACAGCCAGCAACGCCTCTGGAGCACAGACCGTCGTCCTCAACGGCCATAAG GAGGAAACAGTTTTGGAAAGCAGCTCGGACATGTTGTCCACGGTGGAGGAGCAGGGCGATGCACCCATGATCATAAGGAGGCGGCGGATGGACAACGGAGTTTACCCCTGTGACCTCTGCTCCAAGGTCTTCCAGAAGGCCAGCTCCCTGATCAGGCACAAATACGAACACACAG GAAAACGGCCTCACGAGTGCTCCATCTGCAACAAGgccttcaaacacaaacaccacctgATCGAACACTCGAGGCTGCACTCCGGCGAGAAGCCGTACAAGTGCGACAAGTGCGGGAAGCGTTTCTCTCACTCCGGCTCGTACTCGCAGCACATGAACCACCGCTACTCGTACTGCAAGAAAGAAGGGCTCGACCTGGACTCCAGCTCCGAGTCGAGGCTGTCCCGGGCCGGCGGGAGGCTGAAGTCGAGCAGAGGGACCACGACCCCGCACTCCCAACTGGACTCAGAcgagagggagagcgaggaaGAGGACGGCGACGACGAGGCCATGTGCATGGACGACATCCGCGTCGTCCAGGTGGACGACGGCGAGTGCGAGATCTACGAGGGCAACTTTTACGACGAAGACGACGACGAAGACGAGATGAtggaagagggagaggaagagggcaGCGTTGAAAAGATGAAGGAGTTTGCGTGCGACGTGGTGGAGGTCGAGCTGGGGGAAGACCACATGGAAGGGGACGGGGAAAACCAGGCAGTGGCGGCCGCGAAGGAAATAGACAGTGTAGCAAATACGGACAAAAGCATGAGGAAGGAGGGATTCAACATCGAGCACGCAGAGGAAGTGATGACAGATTCCGATTAA